GCCGTCGGCCCGACCGCGCCGCCGTACACCCACGGCACGCCGCGCGCCACGGCCCAGTCGTTCAGCAGGTAGCGCGTCTCCACGTTGTCGGAGCCGTCGCAAACGACGTGCGCGCCGTCGAGCAGGGCGTCGATGTTGCGCGCGGAAAGATCGGACACATGCGGAACGAGTTCGACCTCGCCGTTGATGGCCGCCAGATGCGCCGCCGCCGCGATCGCCTTGGGCCGCCCCTCGCGCGCGTCGTCCTCGAT
This sequence is a window from bacterium. Protein-coding genes within it:
- a CDS encoding ThiF family adenylyltransferase encodes the protein MNDRYQRQTLFEPLGPAGQARLRQATVAVVGCGALGTHVAEVLTRAGAGRLVLVDRDIVEWTNLHRQALFIEDDAREGRPKAIAAAAHLAAINGEVELVPHVSDLSARNIDALLDGAHVVCDGSDNVETRYLLNDWAVARGVPWVYGGAVGPTA